One window of the Pieris brassicae chromosome Z, ilPieBrab1.1, whole genome shotgun sequence genome contains the following:
- the LOC123718793 gene encoding mucin-2-like isoform X14, with amino-acid sequence MSTFREDMRLLILLLLGTAWADVLPNGCPRDFSVHHLLRHEDCKKFYSCSNGVPIEMSCAPGTAFDFDLQKCIEDTSGCAKNDHNFIDSGGTCIPTAHETDCTKYYSCEKGVHVLTSCDPGYRFNTETGKCDVSSKVTCKHIKKRSIQTRCPNDVRIQMNIPHESDCDKYYRCFHGNRILMSCFNGAHYNPKTQSCDTPENAGCVDEEIIEDCPANTFIPIFLPHDTDCSKYYRCFRGNKQVQRCGHGQHFNAKTQLCDTIANAGCEKESNPPNECLKDGMLLSHEQCDKYFQCVHGNKILMPCPTGMHFSFKLQRCDWPKIAKCEPTQTPTTTTTTTTTTTTPKPESTPTPGYFPNGCPIDYRIEQLLPHPDCTKFYQCVHGFKQEMPCPGGTHFSFALQRCDWPSIAKCVPGITTTTRRPITTRRPTTTTRRSTTITTTKSPISTPRPGYFPNGCPVDYRIEQLLPHPDCTKFYQCVHGFKQEMPCPGGTHFSYELQRCDWPHIANCKPGASTSSPTTTPSTTPSTTTSTLRPTITTPSVTTSKPEYLPNGCPKDFSVHLLLPHEYDCTKFYHCNFGEKVERQCNSNLYFDPILQVCNWPSAVDCKPSTPPQSTTIKDLETTTTEVTSSVATTPDTTISPEVSTVGPTTPEATTPEATTAEDTTLEPTTPEATTPEATTAEDTTLEPTTTEATTPEATTPEATTAEDTTLEPTTPEASTPEATTAEDTTLEPTTTEATTPEATTPEATTAEDTTLEPTTPEATTPEATTAEDTTLEPTTPEASTPEATTAEDTTLEPTTPEATTPEATTAEDTTLEPTTPEATTPEATTAEDTTLEPTTPEATTPEATTPEATTAEDTTLEPTMPEATTPEATTPEATTPETSTPEASTPEGTTPEATTPEATTAEDTTLEPTTPEATTPETTTAEDTTLEPTTPEATTPEATTTEDTTLEPTTPEASTPEATTAEDTTLESTTPEASTPEATTAEDTTLEPTTPEATTPEATTPEATTAEDTTLEPTTPEATTPEATTAEDTTLEPTTTEATTPEATTAEDTTLEPTTPEATTAEDTTLEPTTPEATTPEATTAEDTTLEPTTPEATTPEATTAEDITLEPTTPEATTPEATTAEDTTLEPTTPEATTPEATTAEDTTLEPTTPEATTPEATTPEATTAEDTTLEPTTPEATTPEATTPEATTAEDTTLEPTTPEATTPEATTAEDTTLEPTTPEATTPEATTPEATTAEDTTLEPTTPEATTAEDTTLEPTTPEATTPETTTAEDTTLEPTTPEATTPEATTTEDTTLEPTTPEASTPEATTAEDITLEPTTPEATTPEATTAEDTTLEPTTPEATTPEATTAEDTTLEPTTPEATTPEATTPEATTAEDTTLEPTTPEATTPEATTAEDTTLEPTTPEATTPEATTPEATTPETSTPEASTPEATTPEATTAEDTTLEPTTPEATTPETTTAENTTLEPTTPEATTPEATTTEDTTLEPTTPEATTPEATTAEDITLEPTTPEATTPEATTAEDTTLEPTTPEATTPEATTAEDTTLEPTTPEETTPEATTAEDTTLEPTTPEATTPEATTAEDTTLEPTTPEATTPEATTPEATTAENTTLEPTTPEATTPEATTAEDTTLEPTTPEATTPEATTPEATTAEDTTLEPTTTEATAPEATTPEATTAEDTTLEPTTPEATTPEATTAEDTTLEPTTPEASTPEATTAEDTTLEPTTPEATTPEATTPEATTAEDTTLEPTTPEATTPEATTAEDTTLEPTTPEATTPEATTPEATTAEDTTLEPTTPEATTPEATTAEDTTLEPTTPEATTPEATTPEATTAEDTTLEPTTPEATTPEATTAEDTTLEPTTPEATTPEATTPEATTAEDTTLEPTTTEATAPEATTPEATTAEDTTLEPTTPEATTPEATTAEDTTLEPTTPEATTPEATTPEATTAEDTTLEPTTPEATTAEDTTLEPTTPEATTPEATTPEATTAEDTTLEPTTTEATAPEATTPEATTAEDTTLEPTTTEATAPEATTPEATTAEDTTLEPTTPEATTPEATTAEDTTLEPTTPEATTPEATTAEDTTLEPTTPEATTPEATTAEDTTLEPTTPEASTPSTPSTPAPICPPGVFGNVPHPVLCDYYYNCIGGMEVLLRCLEGFEYDHSIRGCSRISENGCFARKNVTTTIDYNTDTTTDYQLIDTTTEYIESTTYRENICPPGFSGNLPHSTICSHYYLCEEGEAILKNCAKGFEYDAEIMDCVPISETGCYAQQGLTTTTDNNRLPELSTYKNDEEDYICPPMFSGNIEHPTLCDSYYTCFAGMEFLMNCSHGFEFDPVVKNCVRISKTGCFATRYNLTSSTTTTTTPTITTTENNKDKPICPPNFSGNVPHETKCDSYYTCFSGSEFLMQCPNGFEFDSNTKDCVRISETGCFAQQRLATTTDNNRLPELSTYKNDEEDYICPPMFSGNIKHPSLCDSYYTCFAGMEFLMNCTHGFEFDPVVKDCVRISETGCFAQQGLATTTDNNKLPELSTYKNDEEDYICPPMFSGNIEHPSLCDSYYTCFAGMEFLMNCSHGFEFDPAVKNCVRISNTGCFATRYNLTTTTTTTTTTTPSTTTPENNKVKPICPPAFSGNIPHRTKCDYYYTCFSGSEFLMQCPKEFEFDPNTKDCVRISEAGCFAHQDLTTTTDNNRLPELSTYKNDEEDYICPPTFSGNIEHPTLCDSYYTCFAGMEFLMNCSHGFEFDPVVENCVRVSKTGCFATRYNLTTTTTTSTTTEHNKVTPICPPAFSGNIPHRTKCDYYYTCFSGSEFLMQCPNGFEFDPTTNECVRVTPSGCFARQNDPENICAPGKSGHVPHPELCDTFYLCAMGEPLRLHCSRGFEFSAENGQCVAISDDGCFAKVKQSKQMPICSPAKSGNIPHQTRCDSYYHCEDGEATEVFCKEGLEFDPETKQCALISENGCTARK; translated from the exons AGTTGTGACACGCCGGAGAATGCTGGTTGCGTTGACGAGGAAATTATCGAGGACTGTCCAGCTAACACCTTTATCCCAATATTTTTACCTCATGATACTGACTGTAGCAAGTATTATAGATGCTTTAGGGGTAACAAACAAGTCCAAAGGTGTGGTCATGGTCAGCATTTTAATGCGAAAACCCAG CTCTGCGATACAATAGCAAACGCTGGCTGCGAAAAGGAATCGAACCCGCCAAATGAGTGCCTTAAGGATGGAATGTTGCTATCACATGAGCAGtgtgataaatattttcaatgtgTTCAcgggaataaaatattaatgccGTGTCCAACTGGGATGCACTTTAGTTTCAAGTTACAG CGATGTGATTGGCCAAAAATAGCGAAATGTGAGCCAACACAAACACCAACAACAACAACGactacaacaacaacaacaacgaCACCGAAACCGGAATCAACACCCACACCGGGATACTTTCCTAACGGATGTCCTATAGACTATAGAATTGAACAGTTGTTACCACATCCGGATTGTACGAAATTTTATCAGTGCGTGCATGGTTTTAAACAAGAAATGCCTTGTCCAGGAGGAACGCACTTCAGTTTTGCTTTGcag AGATGTGATTGGCCTAGTATAGCAAAGTGTGTTCCGGGTATAACAACTACAACTCGACGCCCAATAACAACTCGTCGACCAACAACAACTACTCGTCGATCGACAACAATTACAACGACCAAATCACCTATTAGTACCCCAAGGCCTGGATATTTTCCCAATGGATGTCCAGTAGACTACAGAATCGAACAATTGTTACCACATCCTGACTGCACTAAATTCTATCAGTGCGTGCATGGCTTTAAACAAGAAATGCCATGTCCGGGAGGAACACACTTCAGTTATGAACTGCAG AGATGCGATTGGCCACATATTGCTAATTGTAAGCCTGGAGCTTCAACTTCTTCCCCAACAACAACACCTTCTACAACACCCAGTACAACAACATCAACACTAAGACCAACAATAACAACGCCCAGCGTAACAACGTCAAAGCCAGAATATTTACCAAATGGTTGTCCTAAGGACTTTTCGGTCCATTTGTTGCTACCACATGAGTACGATTGCACGAAATTCTATCATTGCAATTTTGGGGAGAAGGTTGAGCGGCAATGTAATTCGAATTTATACTTCGATCCAATTTTGCAG GTATGTAACTGGCCGTCAGCAGTTGATTGCAAGCCAAGCACGCCTCCTCAAAGTACAACTATAAAAGATCTCGAAACAACAACCACTGAGGTAACCTCTTCAGTTGCTACCACTCCTGATACCACAATAAGTCCAGAAGTGTCTACAGTAGGGCCAACTACGCCTGAAGCAACTACACCAGAGGCAACCACGGCCGAAGACACAACATTAGAGCCTACTACGCCTGAGGCAACAACACCTGAGGCTACCACGGCTGAAGACACAACATTGGAGCCAACTACGACTGAAGCAACAACACCAGAGGCTACTACACCAGAGGCTACCACGGCTGAAGACACAACATTAGAGCCAACTACGCCTGAGGCATCAACACCAGAGGCTACCACAGCTGAAGACACAACATTGGAGCCAACTACGACTGAAGCAACAACACCAGAGGCTACTACACCAGAGGCTACCACGGCTGAAGACACAACATTAGAGCCAACTACGCCTGAAGCAACAACACCAGAAGCTACCACGGCTGAAGACACAACATTAGAGCCAACTACGCCTGAGGCATCAACACCAGAGGCTACCACAGCTGAAGACACAACATTAGAGCCAACTACGCCTGAGGCAACAACACCAGAAGCTACTACAGCTGAAGACACAACATTAGAGCCAACTACGCCTGAAGCAACTACACCAGAG GCTACCACGGCTGAAGACACAACATTAGAGCCAACTACGCCTGAGGCAACAACACCTGAGGCTACTACACCAGAGGCTACCACGGCTGAAGACACAACATTAGAGCCAACTATGCCTGAGGCAACAACACCTGAGGCTACTACACCAGAGGCTACTACACCAGAGACCAGTACACCAGAGGCTAGTACACCAGAGGGTACTACACCAGAGGCTACTACACCAGAGGCTACCACGGCTGAAGACACAACATTAGAGCCAACTACGCCTGAAGCAACTACACCAGAGACTACCACGGCTGAAGACACAACATTAGAGCCAACTACGCCTGAGGCAACAACACCAGAAGCTACTACAACTGAAGACACAACATTAGAGCCAACTACGCCTGAAGCATCTACACCAGAGGCTACCACGGCTGAAGACACAACATTAGAGTCAACTACGCCTGAGGCATCAACACCAGAGGCTACCACGGCTGAAGACACAACATTAGAGCCTACTACGCCTGAGGCAACAACACCTGAGGCTACTACACCAGAGGCTACCACGGCTGAAGACACAACATTAGAGCCAACTACACCAGAGGCTACTACACCAGAGGCTACCACGGCTGAAGACACAACATTGGAGCCAACTACGACTGAAGCAACAACACCAGAG GCTACCACGGCTGAAGACACAACATTAGAGCCAACTACACCAGAG GCTACCACGGCTGAAGACACAACATTAGAGCCAACTACGCCTGAAGCAACAACACCAGAAGCTACCACGGCTGAAGACACAACATTAGAGCCAACTACGCCTGAGGCAACAACACCAGAAGCTACTACAGCTGAAGATATAACATTAGAGCCAACTACGCCTGAGGCAACAACACCAGAAGCTACTACAGCTGAAGACACAACATTAGAGCCAACTACGCCTGAAGCAACTACACCAGAG GCTACCACGGCTGAAGACACAACATTAGAGCCAACTACGCCTGAGGCAACAACACCTGAGGCTACTACACCAGAGGCTACCACGGCTGAAGACACAACATTAGAGCCAACTACGCCTGAGGCAACAACACCTGAAGCAACTACACCAGAGGCCACCACGGCTGAAGACACAACATTAGAGCCAACTACGCCTGAAGCAACTACACCAGAGGCTACTACGGCTGAAGACACAACATTAGAGCCAACTACGCCTGAGGCAACAACACCTGAGGCTACTACACCAGAGGCTACCACGGCTGAAGACACAACATTAGAGCCAACTACACCAGAG GCTACCACGGCTGAAGACACAACATTAGAGCCAACTACGCCTGAAGCAACTACACCAGAGACTACCACGGCTGAAGACACAACATTAGAGCCAACTACGCCTGAGGCAACAACACCAGAAGCTACTACAACTGAAGACACAACATTAGAGCCAACTACGCCTGAAGCATCTACACCAGAGGCTACCACGGCTGAAGACATAACATTAGAGCCAACTACGCCTGAGGCAACAACACCAGAAGCTACTACAGCTGAAGACACAACATTAGAGCCAACTACGCCTGAAGCAACTACACCAGAG GCTACTACGGCTGAAGACACAACATTAGAGCCAACTACGCCTGAGGCAACAACACCTGAGGCTACTACACCAGAGGCTACCACGGCTGAAGACACAACATTAGAGCCAACTACACCAGAGGCTACTACACCAGAGGCTACCACGGCTGAAGACACAACATTAGAGCCAACTACGCCTGAGGCAACAACACCTGAGGCTACTACACCAGAGGCTACTACACCAGAGACTAGTACACCAGAGGCTAGTACACCAGAGGCTACTACACCAGAGGCTACCACGGCTGAAGACACAACATTAGAGCCAACTACGCCTGAAGCAACTACACCAGAGACTACCACGGCTGAAAACACAACATTAGAGCCAACTACGCCTGAGGCAACAACACCAGAAGCTACTACAACTGAAGACACAACATTAGAGCCAACTACGCCTGAAGCAACTACACCAGAGGCTACCACGGCTGAAGACATAACATTAGAGCCAACTACGCCTGAGGCAACAACACCAGAAGCTACTACAGCTGAAGACACAACATTAGAGCCAACTACGCCTGAGGCAACAACACCAGAGGCAACCACGGCTGAAGACACAACATTAGAGCCAACTACGCCTGAGGAAACAACACCAGAAGCTACTACAGCTGAAGACACAACATTAGAGCCAACTACGCCTGAGGCAACAACACCAGAAGCTACTACAGCTGAAGACACAACATTAGAGCCAACTACGCCTGAGGCAACAACACCAGAGGCTACTACACCAGAGGCTACCACGGCTGAAAACACAACATTAGAGCCAACTACGCCTGAAGCAACTACACCAGAGGCTACCACGGCTGAAGACACAACATTAGAGCCAACTACGCCTGAGGCAACAACACCTGAGGCTACTACACCAGAGGCTACCACGGCTGAAGACACAACATTAGAGCCAACTACGACTGAAGCAACAGCACCAGAGGCTACTACACCAGAGGCTACCACGGCTGAAGACACAACATTAGAGCCAACTACGCCTGAAGCAACAACACCAGAAGCTACCACGGCTGAAGACACAACATTAGAGCCAACTACGCCTGAGGCATCAACACCAGAGGCTACCACAGCTGAAGACACAACATTGGAGCCAACTACGCCTGAGGCAACAACACCTGAGGCTACTACACCAGAGGCTACCACGGCTGAAGACACAACATTAGAGCCAACTACACCAGAGGCTACTACACCAGAGGCTACCACGGCTGAAGACACAACATTAGAGCCAACTACGCCTGAGGCAACAACACCTGAGGCTACTACACCAGAGGCTACCACGGCTGAAGACACAACATTAGAGCCAACTACGCCTGAAGCAACTACACCAGAGGCTACCACGGCTGAAGACACAACATTGGAGCCAACTACGCCTGAGGCAACAACACCTGAGGCTACTACACCAGAGGCTACCACGGCTGAAGACACAACATTAGAGCCAACTACACCAGAGGCTACTACACCAGAGGCTACCACGGCTGAAGACACAACATTAGAGCCAACTACGCCTGAGGCAACAACACCTGAGGCTACTACACCAGAGGCTACCACGGCTGAAGACACAACATTAGAGCCAACTACGACTGAAGCAACAGCACCAGAGGCTACTACACCAGAGGCTACCACGGCTGAAGACACAACATTAGAGCCAACTACGCCTGAAGCAACTACACCAGAGGCTACCACGGCTGAAGACACAACATTGGAGCCAACTACGCCTGAGGCAACAACACCTGAGGCTACTACACCAGAGGCTACCACGGCTGAAGACACAACATTAGAGCCAACTACACCAGAG GCTACCACGGCTGAAGACACAACATTAGAGCCAACTACGCCTGAGGCAACAACACCTGAGGCTACTACACCAGAGGCTACCACGGCTGAAGACACAACATTAGAGCCAACTACGACTGAAGCAACAGCACCAGAGGCTACTACACCAGAGGCTACCACGGCTGAAGACACAACATTAGAGCCAACTACGACTGAAGCAACAGCACCAGAGGCTACTACACCAGAGGCTACCACGGCTGAAGACACAACATTAGAGCCAACTACGCCTGAGGCAACTACACCAGAGGCTACCACGGCTGAAGACACAACATTGGAGCCAACTACGCCTGAGGCAACAACACCAGAAGCTACTACAGCTGAAGACACAACATTAGAGCCAACTACGCCTGAAGCAACTACACCAGAGGCTACTACAGCTGAAGACACAACATTAGAGCCAACTACGCCTGAAGCATCAACACCAAGTACCCCATCTACACCTGCACCAATTTGTCCCCCAGGTGTTTTTGGCAATGTACCACATCCCGTTTTGTGTGACTACTATTACAATTGTATTGGAGGAATGGAAGTTTTACTGAGATGTTTAGAAGGCTTTGAGTACGATCACAGTATTAGG GGCTGCTCACGCATTTCCGAAAATGGATGTTTTGCAAGAAAAAATGTTACAACAACAATAGATTATAacacagatacaacaacagaCTACCAACTTATCGACACAACAACAGAATATATAGAATCAACAACATACAGAGAGAATATTTGTCCACCCGGTTTTTCAGGGAATTTGCCACACTCAACAATTTGCAGTCATTATTATCTTTGTGAAGAGGGTGAAGCGATACTGAAGAACTGCGCGAAGGGATTTGAGTACGATGCCGAAATTatg gACTGTGTTCCAATATCAGAGACCGGTTGTTACGCACAGCAAGGTCTAACAACAACAACGGATAACAATAGATTACCCGAGTTATCAACTTACAAGAACGACGAAGAGGACTATATATGTCCACCAATGTTTTCTGGTAATATCGAACATCCAACTTTGTGTGATTCGTATTACACTTGCTTTGCTGGAATGGAATTTTTGATGAATTGCTCTCATGGATTCGAGTTTGACCCAGTTGTTAAG AATTGCGTCCGGATTTCAAAAACTGGTTGTTTCGCAACACGATACAACTTAACATCATCAAcaacaacgacaacgacaccAACTATAACAACAACCGAAAACAATAAAGACAAACCAATATGTCCACCGAACTTCTCAGGAAATGTACCCCACGAAACAAAATGCGATTCTTACTATACTTGCTTTAGTGGATCGGAGTTTTTGATGCAATGTCCCAACggatttgaatttgattcgAATACAAAA GATTGCGTTCGAATATCGGAGACCGGTTGTTTTGCACAACAACGCTTAGCAACAACAACAGACAACAATAGATTACCCGAGCTATCTACTTATAAGAACGATGAAGAGGACTATATATGTCCACCAATGTTTTCTGGTAATATAAAGCATCCATCTTTGTGTGATTCGTATTACACTTGCTTTGCTGGGATGGAGTTTTTGATGAATTGCACTCATGGATTCGAGTTTGACCCAGTTGTTAAG GACTGTGTTCGAATATCAGAGACTGGTTGTTTTGCACAACAAGGCTTAGCCACAACAACggataacaataaattacccGAGTTATCAACTTACAAGAACGATGAAGAGGACTATATATGCCCACCTATGTTTTCTGGTAATATCGAACATCCAAGTTTGTGTGATTCGTATTACACTTGCTTTGCTGGAATGGAGTTTTTGATGAATTGTTCTCATGGATTCGAGTTTGATCCAGCTGTTAAg aaTTGCGTCCGGATCTCGAACACTGGCTGTTTTGCAACACGATACAACTTAACAACAACTACAACGACAACCACAACAACGACACCATCTACAACAACACCCGAAAACAACAAAGTCAAACCAATATGTCCACCGGCTTTCTCAGGAAATATTCCCCACAGAACGAAATGTGATTATTACTATACTTGCTTTAGTGGATCGGAGTTTTTAATGCAGTGTCCCaaagaatttgaatttgatccGAATACAAAA GACTGTGTTCGAATATCAGAGGCTGGTTGTTTCGCACATCAAGATCTAACAACAACAACGGATAACAATAGGTTACCCGAGTTATCAACTTACAAGAACGATGAAGAGGACTATATATGCCCACCTACGTTTTCTGGGAATATCGAACATCCAACTTTATGTGATTCGTATTACACTTGCTTTGCTGGAATGGAGTTTTTGATGAATTGTTCTCATGGATTCGAGTTCGATCCAGTCGTTGAG aattgCGTCCGAGTTTCGAAAACTGGTTGTTTTGCAACACGATACAACTTAAcaacaacgacaacgacatcAACTACAACCGAACACAACAAAGTCACACCAATATGTCCACCGGCTTTCTCAGGAAACATTCCCCACAGAACAAAATGCGATTATTACTATACTTGCTTCAGTGGTTCGGAGTTTTTAATGCAGTGTCCCAACGGATTTGAATTTGATCCCACAACCAAC GAATGTGTAAGGGTAACGCCGAGTGGATGTTTCGCGCGGCAAAATG ATCCAGAAAACATTTGCGCACCAGGTAAATCTGGTCACGTGCCACACCCAGAATTGTGTGACACGTTCTACCTTTGTGCCATGGGTGAACCCCTGAGGCTACATTGCAGCAGAGGATTTGAATTCTCTGCAGAAAATGGG CAATGCGTGGCGATATCTGATGATGGATGCTTTGCGAAAG TGAAACAATCAAAACAGATGCCAATTTGCTCACCAGCTAAATCTGGTAACATACCACATCAAACAAGATGCGACTCGTACTATCACTGTGAAGATGGTGAAGCCACAGAAGTATTTTGTAAAGAAGGATTGGAATTTGACCCAGAAACTAAG caATGCGCGCTCATTTCGGAGAACGGCTGCACAGCTCGCAAGTAG